Part of the Polaribacter sp. Hel1_33_78 genome is shown below.
GGTAAAATTAATTTTACCCATCATAATAAAACAACTTCAAAAACATTCCGTTTAGTAAAAATTAATAAAAGCACTAAAATAGATTTAATTTGTTCCGGTTCATTTAGAATGAATTTTTTCGCAGAATTCATTTTTGTATATTAGCCAATAAATACTAGAGATATGCACAATACTTTTCAAATTAATTTCTATTTAAAAGGTTTTACAAGCATTCTTATTGGAGCTTATTTTTTTATTGCAGGATATTTAATAAAAACTATTTTAGTCGGTTTTTTAATTGATGATAATCCCATGGGAACGTTATCTCCAGAAATTATAGAAGCATTAATAATCGCCCTAGTTCTTTTGGTCTTTTTATTTTCGTCCTTAGCCTTGTTTTTTGGCGGAAAAAGAAGTGCTAAAAAATTTCAACACAAGCTTTGGAATAGAGAAACAAAAGTTGCATCTCGAAAATATATCCTCTACATTATAGTTATTTTCACACTATTAATGCTAGTACTGAGTGCTGGTTTAATAGACCACCTCACTCCTATTTTTCTATTTCTTTACGCAGTTTTACTATTTCTATTCAAGAATAAAGAACGAAAAAACCTGTTAATTTTATCTGGTTTAAGTCTGCTTTTAGCAGTTATGTGCATGTTAATACCGGCCTACTGGTATTCCTCTCTTTCTATTCTAGGAATTGCGCATATTGCATATGGTGTTGTTATTAAATAAAAAAATTAAAATTTCCTTCTTATTTCCCTTACAATATCCTCAAGTCCGTTTAATTGGAGCTCATAAACTAAATCCATTTGCTTTCCTAATTTACCCGCAGGAAAACCCTTAGTTTTATACCAAACAATATAATGTTCCGGCAAATCAATCAAAAACCTACCTTTATATTTACCAAAAGGCATTTTCATCTTTGCTAAATCTATGAGAAACTGTTTATCTTGTAACATTATTCTTTTCCATCTACATAATCCTGTAAATATGAAAAACGGTTAGTAAGCTTTCCGTTCTCTGTCATTTTAGCACGTTCTAAAATACCATCTTTGTCATTATTAAAAAAAGCAGGAATTACATTTTCTAAAAATAGTTCGCCAAAACCTTCACTGGCATCTTTGGGTAATTCACAAGGTAAATTATCTACTGCCATTACTACGATAGCGCCTTTATCTTTATAATCTACCTCAGATTCAGTTACGGGGTTGTAACCATAAATAGGTTCTGCAATTGTGGATGCTCTTAATGTTGAAGCCACGGGCCCATCTACATCACAAGAAATATCTGCCACAAATTTTATTTTAAAATCTTTAGATTTTGCATCTTCTCTCGTAAATAGATAGGGTGCTCCATTGCCATAAAAATGACCAGCAATAAAAAAATCAGTTACTTTTGCAAAACCCATAAAATCTGATTCATATTTTTCTGGATGCTTATAAAAATCATAATTATTAATTACTTCCCCGTCCTTGCGTTTGTTATAATCTAAAACATCTACAAGGCAATAAACAGGCTCTTCAAATGAATTATTTAAATAATCATCAACAGAAACTTGTTTAATATGCATTCCATCTAACATTTCTTTAGCACCGTACGCCACTTTTCCGTTTCCTGTTAAAAGAATTTTAATGCTCGGTAAGTTGATTTTATTTAGTGTCGCTATTAGTTCCTTTTGACTGTCTAAAGTTGCTGCTTTTGGCAAATTAAATGTTTCATTTTTTAATCCAAATGCTCTAAAACCATTGTAAGCACCCACGATTCCAGCATAACGTCCAAAACCAATTAAACGCGCACCATTTTCTTTAATGATGGTTTCATGATCAAACAGTTCAATATTTTTCTCTAAAATTGCTGCTAATAACTTTCTATTATAAGGTTGTTTTTTAATCGTATGGCTAAAGAAAAAATATTTTTTATTATCGATTAAAGCCTCAATAGGAACTTCTTTTACCCCAAATAAAACATCACAATCAGAAACATCATTTGTAACTTTCAAGCCCATTTCCTCATAACTTTCATCAGAAAAAACTCGAATATCAGAACTTTCAACATTAATCTCCGAATCTGGAAATTTTTTTTGAAACTCTTTTAACTTTTCTGGAGAAAAAACAACTCTCCTATCTGGTGGATTTTTACGTTCTTTAATAATGCCAAACTTCATAATATATTGTGGTATAATATTTGCTCGAAGATATTAGAATTTAAAGAGATTAGCAACTGATTTTTTTATACTTTTGCAATCTGTATTTTTTTTTATAAGTACATCTTTGACATTTTGGGGACGACTGGTTTTGACAGCAAGGTCAGTGAATTTGTAAGCATATCAAGGAATGAAATTATTCTTGTAAAACTTATTTCAACTTTTTAAACGGCGAAGATAACTACGCTTTAGCTGCTTAATCCGAAATATAGTAGGATTAGCCTCGGCACACAAGGTGTGCAAGCTTTATGTCCATGAAAAGCCTTGGTTTATGGCGCTTCATTTTTGGGCATCGTAAAAATAAACATAGAAAACTTGTAGCTTTGGCAAGTTTTTGAAGCTAAAGAAGATAAGCTAAAAATGGATTGTTCTTAATCAGTTTTTAGACGAAAATTAAATAAGAACTATATATGTAGAAAGCTTTTTGGCTGCTTGTTTGGACCCGAGTTCGATTCTCGGCGTCTCCACCAATAAAAACCCTTAGCTAACTAATTGATATTTAATAAGTTAGTTAAGGGTTTTTAATTTTAATTGAATTTTATTGTGCTCGATTAGTTTTTATCTCTGGACTCCATTAATCCTGGATAAAACTTCTTTAGGAAGGCATTTCGTTCAGCATCCATTCTTTTAATCATTTTCTCCAACTCAGAATGTTGAGTTTGCCATTTTCTGAAGAAATAATCATCTTTAAAAAAATTACTCATAAAAAGGGAATCCTTTTTAGGGAAAAAGGAGAAGTCTTCATTCCATTTAAATGGCACATTTTTATCAAAATACCCTTGAAAAGAATTCATAATACTGTCTAAATTAACTTGAAGAGAGTCGCCCTTAACATTTGAATACGACCAAGAATAAATAGAATCATACTTTATAAGATTTCCAAATTTGTCATATTCTTTATGTACATCCCACTTTTCTTTGGGTGTAACAATCGTTTTATCTTTTTTCTGTTGATTATTGTCCGCTTGCCGTTCTTCTTTTTTTTGGCTACTGCAGCCAATTATAGCTAATACCAATAGCAGGTTTATTATTTTTTTCATTTCGATATGGTTTTCAATTTAACAATTACTTCATTTTCGTTTAAGCTACTTAATTCCTTCTACTTCTTGTATTGCTTTGCGAACTTGATCTTCTTCGATTTGTATTAGTATTTCTGTGATAATTAG
Proteins encoded:
- a CDS encoding DUF3820 family protein; translated protein: MLQDKQFLIDLAKMKMPFGKYKGRFLIDLPEHYIVWYKTKGFPAGKLGKQMDLVYELQLNGLEDIVREIRRKF
- a CDS encoding NAD(P)-dependent oxidoreductase, which codes for MKFGIIKERKNPPDRRVVFSPEKLKEFQKKFPDSEINVESSDIRVFSDESYEEMGLKVTNDVSDCDVLFGVKEVPIEALIDNKKYFFFSHTIKKQPYNRKLLAAILEKNIELFDHETIIKENGARLIGFGRYAGIVGAYNGFRAFGLKNETFNLPKAATLDSQKELIATLNKINLPSIKILLTGNGKVAYGAKEMLDGMHIKQVSVDDYLNNSFEEPVYCLVDVLDYNKRKDGEVINNYDFYKHPEKYESDFMGFAKVTDFFIAGHFYGNGAPYLFTREDAKSKDFKIKFVADISCDVDGPVASTLRASTIAEPIYGYNPVTESEVDYKDKGAIVVMAVDNLPCELPKDASEGFGELFLENVIPAFFNNDKDGILERAKMTENGKLTNRFSYLQDYVDGKE